The following proteins are co-located in the Paludibaculum fermentans genome:
- a CDS encoding phage head-tail joining protein yields MYTDQQLQALRDALANGVRRVRFGDREIEYRTVEELKEAIAAAEADVTKNSGVPVIRQIRVQTQKGF; encoded by the coding sequence ATGTATACGGACCAACAATTGCAGGCGCTGCGCGATGCTCTGGCCAACGGGGTGCGCCGAGTTCGCTTCGGTGACCGGGAGATCGAGTACCGGACCGTCGAGGAACTGAAGGAAGCGATCGCAGCCGCCGAGGCGGACGTGACGAAAAACAGCGGCGTGCCTGTGATCCGGCAGATCCGCGTGCAGACGCAAAAGGGCTTCTGA
- a CDS encoding head decoration protein — MPVQSEQNYLGDWLKHEAESLYSRDEVVVVSGQNLATGTVVGIITASGKVTVLAPAASDGSQNAAGVLLLGVDASAADKGGVIIARHAICSDKKLVWPGGITAPQKSTAIGQLKTLGVLVREGA, encoded by the coding sequence ATGCCCGTTCAATCGGAACAGAACTATCTTGGCGACTGGCTGAAGCACGAGGCGGAGAGCCTTTACAGTCGCGACGAAGTGGTGGTCGTCTCCGGCCAGAACCTGGCCACCGGCACGGTGGTCGGGATCATCACCGCAAGCGGGAAGGTGACGGTGCTCGCGCCGGCTGCCAGCGACGGATCGCAGAACGCCGCCGGCGTGCTGCTGCTGGGTGTCGATGCCTCCGCCGCCGACAAGGGCGGCGTCATCATCGCGCGGCATGCCATCTGCTCGGACAAGAAGCTGGTCTGGCCTGGCGGCATCACTGCTCCGCAGAAGAGCACCGCCATCGGCCAACTGAAGACCCTGGGCGTTCTCGTCCGGGAAGGAGCCTAA
- a CDS encoding phage portal protein, with protein sequence MPRLRAASDYEAAAATRRTTGWAPSTGDINTLVFQSGDTLRSRSRDMVRRNPWATNALDAFIGNCIGTGIKPQSQHADAAIKEQIQALWLRWTDEADASGLTDFYGLQSLACRSVMEAGECFVRLRPRLPKDGLSVPLQLQVLEAEHLPTNETRKLENGNYVRAGIEFNGIGKRVAYRLYREHPGDALNPMASTELVRVPAEFVLHLFRPLRPGQLRGQPWLTQVLVKLYELDQYDDAELVRKKTAAMFAGFVTKNAPQDSLLGEANPDSTGAALAGLEPGTLQVLLPGEDVKFSSPADVGATYETFMRVQLRSIAAGMGITYEQLTGDLTGVNYSSIRAGLLEFRRRCEQFQHQVIVFQMCRPIWQAWIDAAVLSGALPKARELAPYYNVKWIPPGFAWVDPLKDIKAQIMAVRAGFKSRAEVVSEQGYDAEGIDREIAADNARADSLGLEYDSDPRKEPNAPATASGDANL encoded by the coding sequence TTGCCGAGGCTGCGCGCCGCATCCGATTACGAGGCGGCTGCTGCGACTCGGCGCACCACCGGCTGGGCGCCGTCCACGGGCGACATCAACACGCTCGTCTTTCAGAGCGGGGACACGTTACGGTCGCGCTCGCGGGATATGGTGCGCCGGAATCCCTGGGCCACGAACGCCCTTGATGCGTTCATCGGAAACTGCATCGGCACGGGCATCAAGCCGCAGTCGCAGCACGCGGACGCGGCGATCAAGGAGCAGATCCAGGCGTTGTGGCTGCGGTGGACAGACGAAGCCGATGCCTCCGGCCTGACGGATTTCTACGGGCTGCAGTCACTTGCTTGCCGGTCGGTGATGGAAGCGGGCGAGTGCTTCGTCCGTCTGCGCCCGCGTTTGCCAAAGGATGGGTTGTCCGTGCCGCTGCAGCTTCAGGTCCTCGAAGCTGAGCATCTGCCGACCAATGAGACGCGGAAGCTGGAGAACGGGAACTACGTTCGTGCCGGCATCGAGTTCAACGGGATTGGGAAGCGAGTCGCTTATCGCCTCTATCGTGAACATCCTGGCGACGCTCTGAATCCGATGGCCTCAACCGAGCTGGTGCGGGTGCCCGCGGAATTCGTCCTGCATTTGTTCCGGCCACTGCGGCCTGGCCAATTACGGGGTCAGCCTTGGCTGACGCAGGTGCTCGTCAAGCTCTATGAGCTCGACCAATACGACGACGCCGAGCTCGTGCGGAAGAAGACGGCAGCGATGTTTGCGGGCTTCGTCACAAAGAACGCTCCGCAGGATTCGCTGCTGGGTGAGGCGAATCCGGACTCGACGGGCGCAGCCTTGGCGGGCCTCGAGCCGGGAACGCTTCAGGTGTTGCTGCCTGGCGAGGACGTGAAGTTCTCCTCTCCCGCTGATGTGGGTGCCACCTACGAAACCTTCATGCGCGTGCAGTTGCGGAGCATCGCGGCGGGCATGGGGATCACTTATGAGCAACTGACCGGCGATCTCACGGGTGTGAACTACTCCTCGATCCGGGCGGGTTTGTTGGAGTTTCGCAGGCGATGCGAACAGTTTCAGCACCAGGTGATCGTGTTCCAGATGTGCCGCCCGATCTGGCAGGCCTGGATCGACGCGGCAGTGCTGAGCGGCGCGCTGCCGAAGGCGCGGGAGCTGGCGCCCTACTACAACGTGAAGTGGATTCCGCCCGGCTTCGCCTGGGTCGATCCGCTGAAGGACATCAAGGCCCAGATCATGGCCGTGCGCGCAGGCTTCAAGAGCCGCGCCGAGGTCGTCTCCGAACAGGGCTACGACGCGGAAGGGATCGACCGCGAGATCGCCGCCGACAATGCGCGCGCCGATTCACTCGGCCTCGAATATGACTCCGATCCACGAAAGGAACCGAATGCACCCGCTACCGCATCTGGCGACGCGAATCTTTGA
- a CDS encoding S49 family peptidase, protein MHPLPHLATRIFDTPLLIAPQKLEVILAALAPRLGIEVPPVSAAAATERASRKPYEVTTDGIAIIPVEGTLVHKTRGLDALSGLRSYVDIQQEIEDAATDPAIEGILLEIDSPGGEVAGAFDVADAVYSARATKPLFAVANNDAFSAAYLLASGAQRLYVSRTSGVGSVGVIVSHLDMSVSDEKMGYRYTIVSAGARKADFNPHAPLSDEAKGILEGEIARTYGLLVNTVARNRGLPEAAIRGTEAGLFFGSDALNVKFADRVGTRQDALADLRAAIGPAALSTQNQGRTSMHEEPLAAERQDSAVDLDAIRAEARRQGYAEAREIVELCALAGMPTRAAALLARDVGPAEARQHLMEARAAEDAPEIRSHVMPDTGTSVKANPENSPVMKAVERLAGKGVN, encoded by the coding sequence ATGCACCCGCTACCGCATCTGGCGACGCGAATCTTTGATACCCCGTTGCTGATCGCGCCGCAGAAACTCGAGGTGATCCTTGCGGCGCTCGCACCTCGGCTCGGGATTGAAGTGCCGCCGGTGTCGGCCGCCGCCGCCACCGAGCGAGCTTCGCGAAAGCCATACGAAGTGACGACGGACGGCATCGCCATCATCCCGGTCGAAGGGACGCTGGTCCATAAGACTCGCGGGTTGGACGCCTTGTCTGGGCTACGGTCCTACGTGGACATCCAGCAGGAGATTGAAGACGCCGCAACGGACCCGGCAATCGAAGGGATCCTGCTTGAAATCGACTCGCCCGGTGGCGAGGTGGCCGGCGCCTTTGATGTGGCCGACGCGGTGTATTCGGCACGCGCGACGAAGCCTCTCTTCGCTGTTGCCAACAACGATGCCTTCAGCGCCGCGTATTTGCTGGCGTCAGGGGCACAGCGCCTCTACGTCAGTCGTACCTCCGGTGTCGGCAGCGTGGGCGTCATCGTGAGCCACCTCGACATGAGCGTCAGCGACGAGAAGATGGGCTACCGCTACACGATCGTCAGCGCCGGTGCCCGCAAGGCCGACTTCAATCCACACGCGCCGCTCAGCGACGAGGCGAAGGGCATCCTCGAAGGTGAGATCGCCCGTACCTACGGGTTGCTCGTGAACACGGTCGCCCGAAACCGGGGATTGCCGGAGGCCGCCATCCGAGGGACCGAGGCCGGCCTCTTCTTCGGCAGCGACGCCCTCAATGTGAAGTTTGCCGACCGGGTGGGCACTCGCCAGGATGCATTGGCCGACCTGCGCGCGGCGATCGGCCCAGCAGCACTTTCAACTCAAAACCAAGGGAGAACCAGTATGCACGAAGAACCGCTCGCGGCGGAGAGACAGGACTCTGCCGTCGATCTTGACGCCATCCGCGCGGAGGCACGCAGGCAGGGTTACGCCGAAGCGCGGGAAATCGTGGAACTCTGCGCGCTCGCCGGCATGCCTACCCGCGCGGCCGCGCTTCTGGCGAGGGACGTCGGCCCCGCCGAGGCCCGGCAACACCTCATGGAGGCACGCGCCGCGGAGGATGCACCCGAGATCCGGTCCCACGTCATGCCGGACACCGGCACCAGCGTGAAGGCCAATCCAGAGAACAGTCCGGTGATGAAGGCCGTCGAGCGTCTCGCCGGGAAAGGAGTGAACTGA
- a CDS encoding major capsid protein — protein sequence MLNPFSTDAFNMTALTAAINKIPNTYGRIEQLNLMAPQGVRTRTIIIEEMSGVLNLLPTQPVGAPGTVGTIGKRKVRSFVIPHIPHDDAVLPEEVQGIRAFGSETETDALANLLALKLQNMRNKHAITLEYLRMGALKGVILDADGSTLYDLYSEFGITAKTVSFALATAGTEVLLKVLEVKRHIEDNLKGEFMTGIQCLCSQGFYDAFTTHAKVKEAFQYYQRNQQLGNDYRSGFTFGGVTFEEYRGQATDANGTVRKFIADDEAHFLPIGTANTFRTYFAPADFNETANTLGLPLYAKQEPRKFGRGTDLHTQQNPLPICLRPEVLVKGTKA from the coding sequence ATGCTGAATCCCTTTTCGACGGACGCCTTCAACATGACGGCGCTCACCGCCGCCATCAACAAGATCCCGAACACCTACGGTCGCATTGAGCAGTTGAACCTCATGGCGCCGCAGGGCGTGCGTACGCGCACCATCATCATCGAAGAGATGAGCGGCGTGCTGAACCTGTTGCCGACGCAACCGGTCGGCGCGCCCGGTACCGTGGGCACGATCGGCAAGCGCAAAGTGCGCTCGTTCGTGATCCCGCACATCCCACACGACGATGCCGTGCTGCCCGAGGAAGTTCAGGGCATCCGGGCCTTCGGCTCCGAAACGGAGACCGACGCCCTGGCGAACTTGCTGGCGCTGAAACTGCAGAACATGCGCAACAAGCACGCCATCACGCTCGAGTACCTGCGGATGGGCGCTCTCAAAGGCGTGATCCTCGACGCTGACGGCTCGACGCTCTACGACCTGTACAGTGAGTTCGGCATCACGGCGAAGACCGTGAGCTTCGCCCTCGCGACGGCAGGCACCGAAGTGCTGCTGAAGGTGCTCGAGGTGAAGCGCCACATTGAGGACAACCTCAAGGGCGAGTTCATGACGGGCATCCAGTGCCTTTGCTCGCAGGGCTTCTACGACGCCTTCACCACGCACGCGAAGGTGAAGGAGGCATTCCAGTACTATCAGCGCAACCAGCAACTCGGCAACGACTACCGCTCGGGCTTCACGTTCGGCGGCGTGACGTTCGAGGAATATCGCGGCCAGGCGACCGACGCCAACGGCACGGTGCGGAAGTTCATCGCCGACGACGAGGCGCACTTCCTCCCTATTGGCACGGCGAACACCTTCCGGACGTACTTCGCGCCAGCGGACTTCAACGAGACGGCGAATACGCTGGGTCTGCCGCTGTACGCGAAGCAGGAGCCGCGGAAGTTTGGGCGCGGCACCGACCTGCATACGCAGCAGAACCCGCTGCCCATTTGTCTGCGGCCGGAAGTTCTGGTCAAAGGCACGAAGGCCTGA
- a CDS encoding head-tail joining protein, with product MADWTSLLNGLNGTVLGSFGREVAYLPQTGSQAAIRGIFENTREAQENVPGVYAVLFVRLADFAQQPARGDEVLVDGVTYKVFDVEADTSGAVVLRLRQV from the coding sequence ATGGCGGACTGGACCTCCCTGCTGAATGGGCTGAACGGCACCGTGCTCGGATCGTTCGGCAGGGAGGTTGCGTATCTGCCGCAGACGGGCAGCCAGGCGGCTATCAGGGGCATCTTCGAAAACACTCGTGAGGCGCAGGAGAACGTGCCCGGCGTCTACGCGGTGCTGTTTGTGCGGCTGGCGGATTTCGCGCAGCAGCCGGCGCGAGGGGATGAAGTCCTGGTGGATGGCGTGACTTACAAGGTCTTTGATGTCGAGGCGGACACGAGCGGCGCGGTCGTGCTCCGGCTTCGGCAGGTGTAA
- a CDS encoding site-specific DNA-methyltransferase: MTELQVVTWPVERLIPYARNARTHSDEQVAQIAASIAEFGWTNPIIAGSDGIVIAGHARLQAARKLGMTEVPVIVLDHLTETQRRALVLADNRLALNAGWDEEMLRVELTTLEEEGFNLDLVGFTDGELEDLLRDAEPVPPGGTDEDAVPETPESAVTVPGDVWLLGDHRLLCGDSIQIEAVEKVLAGGLADMVFTDPPYNVNYGATMKDKLRGKKRKIANDNLGDGFDQFLRDTCANLLAVTKGAIYVCMSSSQLHTLHQAFTGSGGHWSTFVIWAKNTFTMGRSDYQRQYEPILYGWKEGTDHFWCGARDQGDVWLVKKPVSNDLHPTMKPVELVERAVRNSSKNRDTVLDPFGGSGSTLIACERTGRQARLIELEPKYCDVIVRRFQEYAGKTATLETDGRAFADVAAERLGVAA, from the coding sequence ATGACCGAGCTGCAGGTGGTGACGTGGCCGGTCGAAAGGCTGATCCCTTACGCCCGGAATGCGCGCACGCATAGTGACGAACAGGTCGCCCAGATCGCGGCGTCGATCGCTGAGTTCGGGTGGACCAACCCCATCATCGCCGGGTCCGATGGAATTGTCATCGCCGGCCACGCCCGCCTGCAGGCGGCTCGGAAACTGGGCATGACCGAAGTGCCGGTCATTGTCCTCGACCACTTGACCGAAACACAACGGCGCGCTCTTGTTCTTGCTGACAACCGGCTGGCTCTGAACGCCGGATGGGATGAGGAGATGCTGCGCGTCGAGTTGACCACGCTCGAGGAGGAAGGCTTCAACCTCGACTTGGTCGGATTCACTGATGGCGAACTGGAGGATCTGCTGCGCGATGCTGAGCCGGTTCCACCCGGCGGCACCGATGAGGATGCGGTTCCGGAGACGCCGGAATCCGCGGTGACGGTCCCCGGCGATGTCTGGCTCTTGGGGGACCACCGGCTGCTGTGTGGGGACTCGATCCAGATAGAAGCGGTGGAGAAGGTGCTCGCCGGCGGCCTGGCCGACATGGTCTTCACGGATCCGCCCTACAACGTGAACTACGGCGCGACGATGAAAGACAAGCTGCGCGGTAAGAAGCGCAAGATCGCCAATGACAATCTCGGTGACGGCTTCGACCAGTTCCTCCGGGATACCTGCGCCAACCTGCTGGCGGTGACCAAGGGCGCGATCTACGTCTGCATGTCGTCTTCGCAGCTGCACACCTTGCATCAGGCCTTCACCGGGAGTGGCGGGCACTGGTCTACGTTCGTCATCTGGGCGAAGAACACCTTCACGATGGGGCGGTCGGATTACCAGCGCCAGTACGAGCCGATCCTGTACGGCTGGAAAGAAGGCACCGACCACTTCTGGTGCGGCGCCCGCGACCAAGGCGACGTCTGGCTTGTGAAGAAGCCGGTCTCGAACGACCTGCATCCGACGATGAAGCCCGTCGAATTGGTGGAGCGCGCGGTCCGGAACAGCAGCAAAAACCGGGATACGGTGCTTGATCCGTTCGGCGGATCGGGATCGACGCTGATCGCCTGCGAGCGGACCGGACGCCAGGCGCGGCTCATCGAGCTCGAACCGAAGTACTGCGACGTCATCGTCCGGCGCTTCCAGGAGTATGCCGGCAAGACGGCGACGCTGGAAACCGATGGCCGGGCATTTGCCGATGTTGCGGCGGAGCGCTTGGGGGTGGCCGCATGA
- a CDS encoding phage terminase large subunit family protein: MSPEASAEAGEWRTDRAPYQKALLDALTPNSPYERVVFMSSSQVGKTECLNSFVGYVIDQDPGPVLVVQPRVEDGESWSKDRLAPMLRDTPCLRGKVADVRSRDSNNRILHKRFQGGSITIAGANSPAGLAMRPIRYVLLDEVDRYPPSAGTEGDPISLAVKRSTTWWNRKILLVSTPTVKGASRIESWWLRSNQSSYWVPCPECHGFQVLVWPNLIWPKDHPEEAKYRCVHCERLFESYRKPWMLAHGEWRSANPKSKIAGFWINQLYSAWKEWPETAIEGVEARHGGPETWRAFINTALGELWDDEAETSVDIATLLARREDYGPRLPAGVCLLTAGVDVQVDRAEVELVGWGKGEESWSVEYRVFPGDPSAPELWRALDEYLGRQWLHEYGISLPIAAVGIDSGFHTQQVYDFCRVRYHRRIFALKGKAGHLPVWPKKPTRNTINRTPMWIVGVDSAKSVIYGRLKIEQPSTGYCHFPAERTREWFEQLLSETLVTSYSRGVPVREWRPKKGVRTEVLDARVYSYAALCGLVSMGLRVDMEAERVAALRPTSDAGVRAEGGNRGSGRTVLRSRWLDSGRPGL; the protein is encoded by the coding sequence TTGTCGCCGGAGGCCTCGGCCGAGGCCGGGGAGTGGCGGACAGACCGGGCGCCCTACCAGAAGGCGCTCCTCGACGCGCTGACTCCGAACAGCCCGTACGAGCGAGTCGTGTTCATGTCGTCGAGCCAGGTCGGTAAGACGGAGTGCCTCAACTCGTTCGTCGGCTACGTGATCGATCAGGATCCGGGGCCCGTGCTGGTGGTGCAGCCCCGCGTGGAAGATGGCGAGTCCTGGAGCAAGGACCGCCTGGCGCCGATGCTGCGGGACACGCCGTGCCTGCGTGGAAAGGTGGCGGACGTACGCAGCCGCGATTCGAACAACCGGATTCTGCACAAGCGGTTTCAGGGCGGCAGCATCACGATCGCTGGAGCGAACAGCCCGGCAGGATTGGCGATGCGGCCGATCCGGTACGTGCTGCTCGACGAGGTGGATCGGTACCCGCCGTCAGCGGGAACCGAGGGCGATCCGATCAGCCTGGCGGTCAAGCGTTCGACGACCTGGTGGAATCGGAAGATTCTGCTGGTCTCGACGCCGACCGTCAAGGGCGCCAGCCGCATCGAGTCCTGGTGGCTGCGCAGCAACCAGTCGAGTTACTGGGTTCCGTGCCCGGAGTGCCATGGCTTCCAGGTGCTGGTCTGGCCGAATCTGATCTGGCCTAAGGACCATCCGGAAGAGGCGAAGTACCGATGCGTGCATTGCGAGCGGCTGTTTGAGTCGTATCGCAAGCCGTGGATGCTGGCGCACGGCGAATGGCGTTCCGCGAATCCGAAGTCGAAGATCGCCGGCTTCTGGATCAACCAGTTGTACTCAGCGTGGAAGGAGTGGCCGGAGACCGCGATCGAGGGAGTGGAGGCGCGGCACGGTGGTCCGGAGACCTGGCGCGCGTTCATCAACACCGCGCTCGGCGAGCTTTGGGACGACGAGGCGGAGACGAGCGTCGACATCGCGACGCTCCTAGCGCGGCGAGAGGATTACGGGCCGCGGCTCCCCGCGGGCGTTTGCCTGCTGACCGCTGGTGTGGACGTGCAGGTCGATCGCGCCGAGGTGGAATTGGTTGGCTGGGGCAAGGGTGAGGAGTCGTGGTCGGTTGAGTACCGGGTGTTTCCGGGCGACCCAAGCGCGCCGGAGTTGTGGCGGGCGCTGGACGAGTATCTGGGCCGGCAGTGGCTGCACGAATACGGCATCTCGCTTCCAATCGCCGCGGTCGGGATCGATTCGGGTTTTCACACCCAGCAGGTTTACGACTTCTGCCGAGTCCGGTATCACCGGCGGATCTTCGCGCTGAAAGGCAAGGCAGGACACTTGCCGGTCTGGCCGAAGAAGCCGACGCGGAACACGATCAACCGGACGCCCATGTGGATCGTCGGCGTCGATAGCGCCAAGAGCGTCATCTACGGGCGCCTGAAGATCGAGCAGCCGTCGACGGGCTATTGCCACTTCCCGGCGGAGCGCACGCGCGAGTGGTTTGAGCAACTGCTGTCGGAGACGCTCGTGACGTCTTACTCGCGCGGCGTGCCAGTGCGTGAGTGGCGGCCGAAGAAGGGCGTGCGGACGGAGGTGCTGGACGCGCGGGTGTATTCCTACGCCGCGCTCTGCGGGTTGGTCTCGATGGGGCTGCGGGTGGACATGGAGGCGGAGCGGGTCGCGGCACTGCGCCCGACAAGCGACGCCGGCGTCCGCGCCGAAGGCGGCAATCGCGGATCCGGCCGGACAGTCTTAAGAAGCCGGTGGCTCGATTCAGGGCGCCCGGGGTTGTGA
- a CDS encoding site-specific DNA-methyltransferase encodes MVNRIELWPVERLVPYERNARTHSETQVAQIAASIVEFGFNAPILVDSNAGIIAGHGRLMAARKLGLPEVPVIVLDHLSETQKRAYIIADNKLTELGGWDAEALSLELKDLQGAEFDLDLLGFSDREIEALIGEAAPEQEARDAGEDAVPEAPAEPVTRPGDIWVIGRHRLICGDCRELSTVARLLDGAKANLVITSPPYATQREYDPSSGFKPVAPEDYVEWYRAVAATIAAVLAPDGSYLLNIKEHAADGERHLYVKDLIIAHKRQWGWRFVDEFCWRKTDNGVPGGWGNRFKNAWEPVFHFCRRAEIKFRPKAVGHVSKDCFDYSPNNPKSTSGSGLLGTGARGSAAAQPGAEDEDGRFTGIARPSNVVEVKSESSQGSHSAPFPRALVEFFVKAFSDPGDRVFDPFLGSGTTMAAAQVLGRSGIGVEISPAYCDVILQRMANLTGEEAVLAETGLSISEVAAARGVPPQQVDNPRLRDSRRIQHHGPAPFYGGRQAS; translated from the coding sequence ATGGTGAACCGTATCGAGTTGTGGCCCGTGGAGCGGCTGGTCCCTTACGAACGGAACGCGCGGACGCACTCCGAGACGCAGGTTGCGCAGATTGCGGCGAGCATTGTGGAGTTCGGTTTCAACGCCCCCATCCTGGTTGATTCGAATGCTGGCATCATCGCCGGCCACGGGCGGCTGATGGCGGCGCGCAAGTTGGGTTTGCCGGAGGTCCCGGTCATCGTCCTGGATCATCTGAGCGAAACCCAGAAGCGGGCGTACATCATCGCGGACAACAAGCTCACGGAGTTGGGCGGCTGGGATGCGGAGGCGCTGAGCCTGGAACTGAAGGATCTGCAGGGCGCCGAGTTTGACCTTGACCTACTAGGCTTCAGTGACCGGGAGATCGAGGCGCTGATCGGTGAAGCCGCGCCGGAACAGGAGGCCAGAGACGCCGGCGAAGACGCGGTGCCAGAGGCGCCTGCCGAGCCCGTCACGCGGCCCGGCGACATCTGGGTCATCGGGCGGCACCGACTCATCTGCGGCGACTGCAGGGAACTCTCGACGGTGGCGCGGCTGCTGGACGGGGCCAAGGCGAACCTGGTGATCACCTCACCACCGTATGCGACGCAGCGGGAGTACGACCCGTCGAGTGGGTTCAAACCCGTGGCGCCGGAGGATTACGTGGAGTGGTACCGCGCGGTGGCCGCGACCATCGCCGCCGTGCTTGCGCCGGATGGCTCCTACCTCCTGAACATCAAGGAGCACGCTGCCGACGGCGAACGCCACCTGTACGTGAAGGATCTGATCATCGCCCACAAGCGGCAGTGGGGCTGGCGGTTCGTGGATGAGTTCTGCTGGCGCAAGACCGACAACGGTGTGCCGGGTGGCTGGGGCAATCGCTTCAAGAACGCCTGGGAGCCGGTGTTTCACTTTTGCCGGCGAGCGGAGATCAAGTTCCGGCCCAAGGCGGTCGGCCATGTTTCGAAGGATTGCTTCGACTACTCGCCAAACAATCCAAAGTCGACCTCCGGCAGTGGGCTCCTCGGCACGGGCGCGCGCGGATCCGCGGCCGCACAGCCAGGAGCGGAAGACGAAGATGGCCGCTTCACCGGGATTGCGCGCCCGAGCAACGTCGTCGAGGTGAAGTCGGAGAGTAGTCAGGGTTCGCACTCGGCTCCCTTCCCTCGGGCGCTGGTCGAGTTCTTCGTGAAGGCGTTCTCCGATCCCGGTGACCGCGTCTTCGATCCGTTTCTCGGGAGCGGCACCACGATGGCCGCCGCGCAGGTGCTTGGCCGCAGCGGCATCGGCGTCGAGATCAGCCCGGCGTACTGCGACGTCATCCTGCAGCGGATGGCGAACCTCACCGGCGAGGAAGCCGTGCTCGCGGAAACCGGGCTGTCCATTTCGGAGGTCGCGGCCGCGCGCGGAGTGCCGCCGCAGCAGGTCGACAATCCCAGGCTTCGTGATTCACGTCGGATTCAACATCACGGTCCGGCGCCCTTCTACGGGGGCCGTCAGGCTTCCTAA
- a CDS encoding DUF3489 domain-containing protein: MTTFTIDTENNITAFAEYEDALNHRIGSTEGTFASEKELAKLTSQWPIGRFVDVWNNFAGVVPFDTLKPVKKFTDRKTAATRIWKAVQALTPAPAQHAAPAAPKKAKATKEATPKEDATGPKAAREGSKKAIVLDMLRRPAGATLADIMSATGWQAHSVRGFISGGLSKKMGIKVESFKTESGARAYRVSQ, encoded by the coding sequence ATGACCACTTTCACGATCGACACCGAGAACAACATCACGGCGTTTGCCGAGTACGAGGATGCGCTGAACCACCGCATCGGAAGCACCGAAGGTACCTTTGCCAGCGAGAAGGAACTGGCCAAGCTGACCAGCCAGTGGCCGATCGGCCGCTTCGTCGACGTTTGGAACAACTTCGCCGGCGTGGTGCCCTTCGACACGCTGAAGCCGGTCAAGAAGTTCACGGACCGCAAGACGGCGGCCACCCGCATCTGGAAGGCGGTCCAAGCACTGACGCCCGCCCCCGCGCAACACGCGGCCCCCGCCGCGCCGAAGAAGGCCAAGGCGACCAAGGAGGCCACGCCCAAAGAGGACGCCACGGGGCCCAAAGCCGCGCGCGAGGGCAGCAAGAAAGCCATCGTACTCGACATGCTCCGCCGCCCGGCTGGCGCGACTCTCGCCGACATCATGTCCGCCACCGGCTGGCAGGCGCACAGCGTCCGCGGCTTCATCTCTGGCGGCCTCTCCAAGAAAATGGGCATCAAAGTCGAATCCTTCAAGACCGAGAGTGGCGCGCGCGCCTACCGCGTGAGCCAGTAA